One genomic window of Vicinamibacterales bacterium includes the following:
- a CDS encoding ATPase, T2SS/T4P/T4SS family, with the protein MSEFDRVVDAVNALHGAGGAEAGAPRLDAWLARARGAGASDLLLVAGVPPSLRVDGHIAAIDGAAVLDGEDIEQAVMPALPEHAARAFRSGQAVDARLRVESGRYRVNLHRERGRAAAAIRVLPDTPPRLDELNLPAGVETLSKIPRGLVLVGGATGVGKTTTLAALVDAINRRDARHIVTIEDPIEYEHRHQRSV; encoded by the coding sequence ATGTCCGAGTTCGACCGGGTGGTGGACGCGGTGAACGCCCTGCACGGCGCCGGCGGCGCCGAGGCGGGCGCGCCGCGTCTCGATGCCTGGCTCGCGCGGGCCCGGGGCGCCGGCGCCAGCGACCTGCTGCTCGTGGCCGGCGTCCCGCCGTCGCTCCGGGTCGACGGCCACATCGCGGCGATCGACGGCGCGGCCGTGCTCGACGGCGAGGACATCGAGCAGGCGGTCATGCCGGCGCTGCCGGAGCACGCCGCCCGGGCGTTCCGGTCCGGCCAGGCGGTGGACGCCCGGCTGCGCGTGGAGTCCGGCCGCTACCGCGTGAATCTGCACCGCGAGCGCGGCCGCGCCGCGGCCGCCATCCGCGTGCTGCCCGACACGCCCCCGCGCCTGGACGAGCTGAACCTGCCCGCGGGCGTCGAGACGCTGTCGAAGATCCCGCGCGGGCTGGTGCTCGTGGGCGGCGCCACCGGCGTGGGCAAGACGACGACCCTGGCCGCGCTCGTGGACGCCATCAACCGGCGCGACGCCAGGCACATCGTGACGATCGAGGATCCGATCGAGTACGAACACCGGCACCAGCGGTCGGTCG
- a CDS encoding acetamidase/formamidase family protein: MRPTSVIAACLALSFGGAAHADTHRFVPDRFYNTYSFAHPPALRIKPGDTVITKTVDAGGVDWNGRQVAQGPNPQTGPFFVEGAEPGDLLVVRIVSITPNRATAYSQSLLAPYTVDPAAIANRTDREPRRVTWQIDAAAGVARLREPDMRPPELTVPLRPMLGCVAVAPARKEAINTATPGAFGGNMDYAALNAGVTVLLPVNEPGALLFVGDGHARQGEGEVVGTGLETSMDVEFSVDLVKKTPAAWPRIETDAYVMTLGSARPLVQALQHATTEMLRWLQADYGFSERGASAFMGQALEYDIANVVDPNFTVVAKVPKALLPRR, translated from the coding sequence ATGCGACCGACCTCCGTGATTGCCGCGTGCCTCGCCCTGTCGTTCGGGGGCGCGGCCCATGCCGACACGCACCGGTTCGTGCCGGACCGCTTCTACAACACGTATTCGTTCGCGCACCCGCCGGCGCTGCGCATCAAGCCGGGCGACACCGTGATCACCAAGACGGTGGACGCCGGCGGCGTGGATTGGAACGGGCGGCAGGTGGCGCAGGGCCCGAACCCGCAGACCGGCCCGTTCTTCGTGGAGGGCGCCGAGCCGGGCGACCTGCTCGTCGTGCGCATCGTGTCGATCACGCCGAATCGCGCGACGGCCTATTCCCAGAGCCTGCTGGCGCCGTACACGGTGGATCCGGCCGCCATCGCCAACCGCACGGACCGCGAGCCCCGCCGCGTCACCTGGCAGATCGACGCCGCGGCCGGCGTGGCCCGGCTCCGGGAGCCGGACATGCGGCCGCCGGAGCTGACCGTGCCGCTCAGGCCGATGCTGGGCTGCGTGGCCGTGGCGCCCGCGCGGAAGGAAGCCATCAACACGGCGACGCCCGGAGCCTTCGGCGGCAACATGGACTACGCCGCCCTGAACGCGGGCGTGACGGTACTCCTGCCCGTGAACGAGCCGGGCGCGCTGCTTTTCGTGGGCGACGGCCACGCGCGGCAGGGCGAGGGCGAAGTGGTGGGGACCGGCCTCGAGACGTCGATGGACGTCGAGTTCTCGGTGGACCTCGTGAAGAAGACGCCGGCCGCCTGGCCTCGGATCGAGACCGACGCCTACGTCATGACGCTGGGCAGCGCGCGGCCGCTGGTGCAGGCGCTGCAGCACGCCACCACCGAGATGCTGCGATGGCTGCAGGCCGACTACGGGTTCTCGGAGCGTGGTGCGTCGGCCTTCATGGGCCAGGCGCTCGAGTACGACATCGCGAACGTCGTCGATCCCAACTTCACGGTGGTGGCGAAGGTGCCGAAGGCCCTCCTGCCGCGACGCTGA
- a CDS encoding isocitrate lyase/phosphoenolpyruvate mutase family protein — protein MADAARLDSRVSAFRALHASGCFLMPNPWDVGGARLLAHLGFPAIATTSAGFAWTIGRPDTRIRLEDALTHLRLVAAAVAVPVNADFEGGFAVAPEAVAANVRAATATGVAGLSIEDSTGSPDHPLYDSGLAVERIAAARQAIDESGTGVLLTARTEGFIVGRPDLDETIRRLRAFAAAGADCLYAPGIRDRDAIKAVVDAAAPTPVNLLIAADFITVAEAAALGVRRISVGGALARTAWSALMGAALEMRDQGTFGALAAANVPSSTLNGLFDRPTP, from the coding sequence ATGGCCGACGCCGCCCGCCTCGATTCGCGCGTGTCCGCGTTCCGGGCCCTGCACGCGTCCGGCTGCTTCCTGATGCCGAACCCCTGGGACGTCGGCGGCGCGCGCCTGCTCGCTCACCTCGGGTTCCCGGCCATCGCCACGACCAGCGCCGGGTTCGCGTGGACCATCGGCCGGCCCGACACGCGGATCCGGCTGGAGGACGCGCTGACCCACCTGCGGCTCGTCGCCGCCGCGGTGGCGGTACCCGTGAACGCCGACTTCGAAGGGGGCTTCGCGGTGGCGCCAGAGGCGGTGGCGGCCAACGTGCGGGCGGCCACGGCCACGGGCGTGGCGGGCCTGTCGATCGAGGACTCGACGGGCAGTCCGGACCATCCGCTCTACGACTCCGGGCTCGCGGTGGAGCGGATCGCCGCCGCGCGCCAGGCCATCGACGAGAGCGGCACGGGCGTCCTCCTCACGGCACGCACCGAGGGATTCATCGTGGGGCGACCGGATCTCGACGAGACCATCCGCCGCCTGCGCGCGTTCGCCGCGGCGGGCGCCGATTGCCTGTACGCGCCCGGCATCCGCGACAGGGACGCCATCAAGGCGGTGGTGGATGCCGCCGCCCCGACACCCGTGAACCTCCTGATCGCCGCCGACTTCATCACCGTGGCCGAGGCCGCGGCGCTGGGCGTGCGCCGCATCAGCGTGGGCGGCGCCCTGGCGCGCACCGCGTGGTCGGCCCTGATGGGCGCGGCCCTGGAGATGCGCGACCAGGGCACCTTCGGCGCGCTCGCCGCGGCCAACGTCCCGTCGTCCACCCTGAACGGTCTCTTCGACCGCCCGACGCCATGA
- a CDS encoding M23 family metallopeptidase, with amino-acid sequence MRARTQVLIGVLSLTLSVSLAVVRDRLPHDTGNVLADAPRRLADILLPPDSDLISAVVPNGATVAGMLGKHLLPDSELSALVQAVTSNFDVRKLRAGNTYTIDRLFDGRIRSFEYEIDPTRALRAERRDGDIALFAAEVVEFPLRTTRVVVSGTVDRDAPSLSESIERAGERLDLALAMADVFGGEIDFNSGLQPGDTYRVVVEKSVRDDGVFVGYGPLQAAQFVNDGHTLTAMRFALEDGKTGYFDEAGRSLKRFFLKTPLKFEPRITSRFSRSRMHPVLKYARAHNGVDYGAPAGAPVVSVSSGVVSFAGWTSGGGRTVRVRHINGYESEYMHLSAIQSGIRVGARVDQGEMVGAVGMTGLATAPHLHYGLRHNGRYVNPITEHQNLPPGEPVPAVLKAAFDAERDRLFAEMQPRLTIEADGHH; translated from the coding sequence ATGCGCGCCAGGACACAAGTTCTCATCGGGGTGCTCAGTCTGACGCTCAGCGTCAGCCTGGCGGTGGTGCGCGATCGCCTGCCGCACGACACCGGCAACGTGCTGGCCGATGCCCCGCGGCGGCTCGCCGACATCCTGCTCCCGCCCGATTCGGACCTCATCTCCGCCGTGGTGCCCAACGGCGCGACGGTGGCCGGCATGCTCGGCAAGCACCTGCTGCCGGACTCGGAGCTCTCGGCGCTGGTGCAGGCCGTGACCTCCAACTTCGACGTCCGCAAGCTGCGGGCCGGCAACACCTACACGATCGACCGGCTGTTCGACGGGCGCATCCGCTCGTTCGAGTACGAGATCGATCCCACCCGCGCGCTGCGCGCGGAGCGCCGCGACGGCGACATCGCGCTCTTCGCCGCCGAGGTCGTGGAGTTCCCGCTCCGGACCACGCGCGTGGTCGTGTCCGGGACCGTCGATCGCGACGCCCCGTCCCTCAGCGAGTCGATCGAGCGCGCCGGGGAACGCCTCGACCTGGCGCTGGCGATGGCCGACGTGTTCGGCGGTGAGATCGACTTCAACAGCGGGCTCCAGCCCGGCGACACCTACCGGGTGGTGGTGGAGAAGTCCGTGCGTGACGACGGTGTGTTCGTCGGCTACGGACCGCTCCAGGCCGCCCAGTTCGTCAACGACGGCCACACGCTGACGGCGATGCGCTTCGCCCTCGAGGACGGGAAGACCGGCTACTTCGACGAGGCGGGTCGATCGCTGAAGCGGTTCTTCCTGAAGACGCCGCTCAAGTTCGAGCCGCGTATCACGTCGCGTTTCTCGCGCTCGCGGATGCACCCGGTGCTCAAGTACGCCCGCGCGCACAACGGCGTGGACTACGGCGCCCCGGCCGGCGCGCCCGTGGTCAGCGTGTCGAGCGGCGTGGTGAGCTTCGCGGGCTGGACGAGCGGCGGCGGACGCACCGTCCGCGTCCGGCACATCAACGGCTACGAGAGCGAGTACATGCACCTCTCCGCCATCCAGTCGGGCATCCGCGTGGGCGCCCGCGTGGATCAGGGCGAGATGGTCGGCGCGGTGGGCATGACCGGGCTGGCGACGGCCCCCCACCTGCACTACGGCCTCCGGCACAACGGCCGGTACGTGAACCCGATCACCGAGCACCAGAACCTGCCGCCGGGCGAGCCCGTGCCGGCCGTGCTCAAGGCCGCGTTCGACGCCGAACGCGACCGCCTGTTCGCCGAGATGCAGCCCCGGCTCACGATCGAGGCCGACGGCCACCACTGA
- a CDS encoding PEGA domain-containing protein, which yields MSASSPVFADGFGRRVVRSSGAEPTFAEHLLLDPALAGHDGFRTALQDRAAQLQGKRLTSYARVHRVEVDGPSASVVSDYVPAWRLADVLDVAESENLTLDIGVVMLLLRQLLPTAALLSTQARDVASGALGPEHLLLTPQGRLVLTDYVFGSALVAVQWSPEELWRTLRVAVPADAGKAVSQRGDVVQVGITVLSLVAGRRLRDDEFPDRLGVLVESARQKTPSIVDAPLSPMLRDWLRGALQLGSKNFGTLFEAQMALERLLASDAALLAQPSELDQAVARFGRFMPPFHVPEPEPAPAPLEDLEPLMAPPPPDLVPLAVAFDTPQEPPPTRSKKSGVRKKAAAQAAAPPPAPEVEASELQSDPVALDAPVAFEEAAAVDEPPVTVAPPPPPPAPVVPAPVVEEAHLPAAVVAEAPPAPSPPSRVTEPDPEPEPYEPPLPVSDDVPWWRSARAVAGLAGVALVELAVIGWLASRPSEALGTDGELVVTSTPPGAAVVVDDRDHGATPVTIRMKPGTHVLQVRAGSDEPRVIPLTIRPGVQTAQYVELQGATTGVLEVRSEPSPAKVVIDGEDRGSTPLTLRDVKPGDYQVVLERPGWKSSQIVRIEPGTTSQLLVPTK from the coding sequence ATGAGCGCGTCGTCCCCAGTCTTCGCCGACGGCTTCGGCCGGCGCGTCGTCCGCTCGAGCGGCGCCGAGCCGACGTTCGCCGAACACCTGCTCCTCGACCCGGCCCTCGCCGGCCACGACGGGTTCCGCACCGCGCTCCAGGACCGCGCCGCCCAACTTCAGGGCAAACGCCTGACGTCGTACGCCCGCGTCCACCGCGTGGAGGTGGATGGCCCGAGCGCGTCGGTCGTCTCGGACTACGTGCCGGCATGGCGCCTGGCCGACGTCCTCGACGTGGCCGAGTCCGAGAACCTCACGCTGGACATCGGCGTCGTCATGCTGCTGCTGCGCCAGCTGCTGCCGACGGCGGCGCTGCTCTCGACCCAGGCGCGCGACGTGGCCAGCGGCGCGCTCGGTCCCGAGCACCTGCTGCTGACGCCGCAGGGCCGCCTGGTGCTGACCGACTACGTGTTCGGGTCGGCGCTGGTCGCCGTGCAGTGGTCGCCCGAGGAGCTCTGGCGCACACTGCGGGTGGCCGTGCCCGCCGACGCCGGCAAGGCCGTCTCCCAGCGGGGCGACGTCGTGCAGGTGGGCATCACGGTGCTGTCCCTCGTCGCGGGGCGCCGGCTGCGGGACGACGAGTTCCCGGACCGTCTTGGCGTGCTCGTGGAGAGCGCGCGCCAGAAGACGCCGTCGATCGTGGACGCCCCGCTGTCGCCAATGCTGCGCGACTGGCTGCGCGGGGCGCTGCAGCTCGGCTCCAAGAACTTCGGCACGCTGTTCGAGGCGCAAATGGCGCTCGAGCGCCTCCTGGCCAGCGACGCCGCGCTCCTGGCGCAGCCCTCCGAGCTCGATCAGGCGGTGGCGCGCTTCGGCCGCTTCATGCCGCCGTTCCACGTGCCGGAGCCCGAGCCGGCCCCGGCGCCGCTCGAGGATCTCGAGCCGCTGATGGCGCCGCCGCCGCCGGACCTCGTGCCGCTCGCCGTGGCCTTCGATACGCCGCAAGAGCCGCCGCCGACCCGATCGAAGAAGTCCGGCGTCCGGAAGAAGGCCGCCGCGCAGGCCGCGGCTCCGCCTCCGGCGCCCGAGGTGGAGGCGTCCGAGCTGCAATCGGACCCGGTCGCGCTCGATGCGCCCGTCGCGTTCGAGGAGGCCGCCGCCGTCGACGAGCCGCCCGTGACGGTCGCACCTCCGCCGCCGCCACCCGCGCCGGTCGTGCCGGCGCCGGTCGTGGAAGAGGCGCATCTCCCTGCCGCGGTCGTCGCCGAGGCGCCGCCCGCGCCCTCACCGCCGTCGCGCGTGACGGAGCCCGATCCCGAGCCCGAGCCTTACGAGCCGCCCCTGCCCGTCTCCGATGACGTGCCGTGGTGGCGGTCTGCCCGCGCCGTGGCCGGCCTGGCGGGGGTGGCCCTCGTCGAGCTCGCCGTGATCGGGTGGCTGGCGAGCCGGCCCAGCGAGGCGCTGGGGACCGACGGGGAGCTCGTGGTCACCTCCACGCCGCCCGGCGCGGCCGTCGTCGTCGACGACCGCGATCACGGGGCGACTCCCGTGACGATCCGCATGAAGCCCGGCACCCACGTGCTCCAGGTGCGGGCGGGCTCCGACGAGCCCCGGGTGATTCCGCTGACGATTCGCCCGGGCGTACAGACGGCGCAGTACGTCGAACTGCAGGGCGCCACGACCGGCGTGCTCGAGGTACGGAGCGAGCCGTCGCCCGCGAAGGTCGTCATCGACGGCGAGGATCGGGGTTCCACGCCGCTCACGCTGCGCGACGTCAAGCCCGGCGATTACCAGGTCGTGCTGGAGCGGCCGGGCTGGAAGTCGAGCCAGATCGTGCGTATCGAGCCCGGCACGACGTCGCAGCTCCTCGTCCCCACGAAATGA
- the rmuC gene encoding DNA recombination protein RmuC — translation MDSMVLTALMALVAGLALGALAAWALARVQFRRELTESLSTHQATVSAAQALFHQTTRRLGEVQTELSRARDEVDRARAESASLREELARTGAELAHEREVVPKQLHVLTQAQDQLRDSFQALAGAALKTSSDEFLKLAQERLTSVGHRAISEIDRKQEAFDALVAPIRDVLQQVDLKLGEVEKNRAETGAEISALLEAIGRSQTQLRAETTNLVRALRTPTVRGRWGEMQLRRVVEMAGMLEYCDFDEQTTTATDGGRIRPDLLVRLPGGRTVVVDAKAPLEAYLDAQDAHDDQTREKKLADHARQVRDHMAKLGAKAYWEQFHPSPEFVVMFLPGEAIFQAALQQDARLIEFGVGAQVFPASPLTLIALLRAVAHGWRQERLTRNAEQVSRLGRELYDRVRILTDRMETLRGRLDGTVRAFNETVATYEGRVLVTARRFRDLGAATGDEIGIVGAVDSTPRSPHGVARLFLAHGGASDPDAGDPAEPEAGQPSDMMPPAAIGRDR, via the coding sequence ATGGATTCGATGGTCCTCACGGCGCTGATGGCACTGGTGGCGGGTCTGGCGCTGGGCGCCCTGGCCGCCTGGGCCCTGGCCCGGGTCCAGTTCCGTCGCGAGCTGACCGAGTCGCTCTCCACCCACCAGGCCACGGTGAGCGCGGCGCAGGCGCTCTTCCACCAGACGACCCGCCGGCTCGGCGAGGTGCAGACCGAGCTGTCGCGGGCGCGCGACGAGGTCGACAGGGCCCGCGCAGAGAGCGCGTCGCTGCGCGAGGAGCTGGCCCGCACCGGCGCGGAGCTCGCGCACGAGCGCGAGGTGGTCCCGAAGCAGCTGCACGTGCTCACGCAGGCGCAGGACCAGCTGCGCGACAGCTTCCAGGCGCTGGCCGGGGCGGCGCTCAAGACGAGCAGCGACGAGTTCCTCAAGCTCGCGCAGGAGCGCCTGACGAGCGTCGGGCACCGCGCCATCTCCGAGATCGACCGCAAGCAGGAGGCCTTCGACGCGCTGGTCGCGCCCATTCGCGACGTGCTGCAGCAGGTGGACCTCAAGCTGGGCGAGGTGGAGAAGAACCGCGCGGAGACGGGCGCCGAGATCTCGGCCCTGCTCGAAGCGATCGGGCGCAGCCAGACCCAGCTCAGGGCCGAGACGACGAATCTCGTCCGCGCGCTCCGCACGCCCACCGTGCGCGGCCGTTGGGGCGAGATGCAGCTGCGCCGCGTCGTCGAGATGGCCGGCATGCTCGAGTACTGCGACTTCGACGAGCAGACCACGACCGCCACCGACGGCGGACGGATTCGTCCGGACCTGCTCGTGCGCCTGCCCGGCGGCCGCACCGTGGTGGTCGACGCGAAGGCGCCGCTCGAGGCCTATCTCGACGCGCAGGACGCGCACGACGACCAGACGCGCGAGAAGAAGCTCGCCGATCACGCGCGCCAGGTCCGCGATCACATGGCCAAGCTGGGCGCGAAGGCCTACTGGGAGCAGTTCCACCCATCGCCGGAGTTCGTCGTGATGTTCCTGCCCGGCGAGGCGATCTTCCAGGCCGCGCTGCAGCAGGACGCGCGCCTCATCGAGTTCGGGGTGGGCGCGCAGGTGTTTCCGGCGAGCCCGCTCACGCTCATCGCCCTCCTCCGGGCCGTGGCTCACGGCTGGCGCCAGGAGCGGTTGACCCGCAACGCCGAACAGGTGAGCCGACTCGGCCGTGAGCTCTACGACCGCGTGCGCATCCTGACGGATCGCATGGAGACGCTGCGGGGACGCCTGGACGGCACGGTGCGCGCCTTCAACGAGACGGTGGCCACCTACGAAGGCCGGGTGCTCGTCACGGCACGCCGCTTCCGCGATTTGGGCGCCGCCACCGGCGACGAAATTGGCATCGTGGGCGCCGTGGACTCCACGCCGCGCTCGCCGCACGGCGTCGCGCGCCTGTTCCTGGCGCACGGCGGCGCCTCCGACCCCGACGCCGGGGACCCGGCGGAGCCGGAGGCCGGCCAGCCGTCGGATATGATGCCTCCAGCCGCCATCGGCCGCGACCGGTAG
- a CDS encoding tetratricopeptide repeat protein, with product MGDPLVPMALPAAERQRLEANLAAAEAELAKSPDSADALIWVGRRQAYLWQYRKAVATFTKGIDRFPSDPRFYRHRGHRYITLRNFDAAISDFEKAVLLIAGTKDEIEPDGAPNAKGIPRSTLHFNIWYHLGLAYYLRGDFANARRAFDQCMDVSKNDDSIVATSDWLWMTNMRMGDKAAAAKVLERITPTMDILENQSYHRRLLMYKGLEKPEALLDTANADDLTIATQGYGVANYYRVTGNLAKATEIYDKCWRVGSGRRSASSPRKWTAPSCRRGGVLVFVQGTGREVVDAKRPRHIRGHRALPPEVARYGFRLGRRVLRQRPALVGRHTRMIGASGDLSAPAYWRCWPGTRRRSGDSRPRSGAGHPRRCSG from the coding sequence ATGGGCGATCCGCTCGTGCCCATGGCACTGCCCGCGGCCGAACGGCAGCGCCTCGAGGCGAATCTCGCCGCGGCCGAGGCCGAGCTCGCGAAGTCGCCGGACAGCGCCGACGCCCTCATCTGGGTCGGACGGCGCCAGGCGTATCTCTGGCAGTACCGCAAGGCGGTCGCGACGTTCACGAAGGGCATCGACCGCTTCCCGAGCGACCCGCGCTTCTACCGCCATCGCGGCCACCGGTACATCACGCTGCGCAACTTCGACGCCGCCATCTCCGACTTCGAGAAGGCGGTGCTGCTCATCGCCGGCACCAAGGACGAGATCGAGCCGGACGGCGCGCCCAACGCTAAGGGCATCCCGCGCAGCACGCTGCACTTCAACATCTGGTACCACCTGGGCCTGGCCTACTACCTGCGCGGCGATTTCGCCAACGCGCGGCGGGCGTTCGACCAGTGCATGGACGTGTCCAAGAACGACGACTCCATCGTCGCCACGAGCGACTGGCTCTGGATGACGAACATGCGCATGGGCGACAAGGCCGCCGCCGCGAAGGTGCTCGAGCGGATCACGCCCACCATGGACATCCTCGAGAACCAGTCGTACCACCGGCGGCTGCTCATGTACAAGGGCCTCGAAAAGCCCGAGGCGCTGCTGGACACGGCCAACGCGGACGACCTCACCATCGCCACGCAGGGCTACGGCGTGGCCAACTACTACCGCGTGACCGGCAACCTCGCCAAGGCCACCGAGATCTACGACAAGTGCTGGAGGGTCGGCAGTGGGCGGCGTTCGGCTTCATCGCCGCGGAAGTGGACCGCTCCAAGCTGCCGTAGGGGTGGGGTCCTAGTCTTCGTCCAGGGCACGGGCCGGGAGGTCGTCGACGCCAAGCGCCCGCGCCACATCCGCGGCCACCGAGCTCTTCCGCCAGAGGTCGCTCGGTACGGCTTCCGCCTCGGGCGCCGTGTCCTCCGCCAGCGGCCGGCGTTGGTTGGTCGGCACACCCGGATGATAGGAGCGTCGGGCGACCTCAGCGCTCCAGCGTACTGGCGATGCTGGCCAGGAACTCGTCGGCGATCCGGCGATAGCCGGCCTCGGTCGGGTGCAGGCCATCCACGCCGATGTAGCGGTTGA
- a CDS encoding SGNH/GDSL hydrolase family protein, which translates to MSTGTGIARRRWATTLGALVFALGLASAACDESPTSATGTGDPGGGSSGSSLPPTTANLSGTRFLAFGDSITAGEVTAPVNGVSAGPLVVVPSASYPTQLQDRLKSRYTSQAGQISVMNAGAPELASAAFPRLADLLANAARGVDALLLLDGAEDLLNYGANGVSAAIKGMNDLAREGRRRGARVYIAYLPPSIQGRQRSVPDAAIRAYNDELSIIVRGEGAVGVDLYAALSQDLNRYIGVDGLHPTEAGYRRIADEFLASIASTLER; encoded by the coding sequence ATGAGCACCGGCACTGGGATCGCGAGGCGCCGATGGGCGACCACGCTTGGCGCGCTCGTGTTCGCGCTCGGTCTGGCGTCGGCCGCGTGCGACGAGTCCCCGACGTCGGCCACGGGCACCGGCGACCCGGGCGGCGGCAGTTCGGGTTCGAGCCTGCCGCCCACGACGGCGAACCTGTCCGGCACGCGGTTCCTGGCCTTCGGCGACAGCATCACGGCGGGCGAGGTGACGGCGCCCGTCAACGGCGTCAGCGCCGGGCCGCTCGTCGTGGTCCCGTCCGCGTCGTATCCCACCCAGCTGCAGGACCGCCTCAAGTCGCGCTACACCTCGCAGGCCGGGCAGATCTCGGTGATGAACGCCGGCGCGCCGGAACTCGCCAGCGCGGCGTTCCCCCGGCTCGCCGACCTGCTCGCCAACGCCGCGCGCGGCGTCGATGCGCTCCTGCTGCTCGACGGCGCGGAGGACCTGCTGAACTACGGCGCCAACGGCGTGTCCGCGGCCATCAAGGGCATGAACGACCTGGCTCGCGAGGGCCGGCGACGCGGCGCCCGGGTGTACATCGCCTACCTGCCGCCGTCGATCCAGGGCCGGCAGCGCTCGGTGCCCGACGCCGCGATTCGCGCCTACAACGACGAGCTGTCGATCATCGTGCGGGGCGAGGGCGCCGTGGGCGTCGATCTGTACGCGGCCCTGTCGCAGGACCTCAACCGCTACATCGGCGTGGATGGCCTGCACCCGACCGAGGCCGGCTATCGCCGGATCGCCGACGAGTTCCTGGCCAGCATCGCCAGTACGCTGGAGCGCTGA
- a CDS encoding serine hydrolase, with protein MTRLLLPLFTLVAVILAGAPAGAQPAPLSGLDGYVERAVREWRIPGLAIAVVKDGEIVFAKGYGVRRLGSPEPVDDRTLFAIGSTTKAMTAAAIGMLVDEGKLRWDDRVVTHLPWFALKDPYATRELRIRDLLTHRGGVPNTDALWYEQPRSARQVIEGLREVDLETSMRSHFTYQNVMYATAGEVVAAVSGTPWAEFVRTRIFGPLGMTGTIATAATLDRQPNVAQPHYEIDGKVEVIRNASVDSVAPAGAVWSSVHDMAQWSRLLLAGGVVTGAGTANTRLLSDAVVTELFTPQTMVGPDGFYPTARLTAPHWTTYGLGWFQEDYAGEKVDFHTGSIDGMVAIHGLIRERNLGVFVLANLDHAELRHALMYRVFDAYLGRPARDWSADLRALYQDLAREGDSQQKKAEGTRVPGTSPSLPLDRYAGTYAHPVYGPLTVSRDGAGLRLAFGSGYVGPLTHVHYDTFTATWDARWRGTSRVTFQIDGKGRAAAIATPFGTFTRSQP; from the coding sequence ATGACCCGCCTGCTGCTGCCGCTGTTCACGCTCGTGGCCGTGATCCTCGCCGGGGCGCCGGCCGGCGCGCAGCCGGCGCCGCTGTCCGGGCTCGACGGCTACGTCGAGCGCGCCGTGCGCGAGTGGAGGATTCCGGGCCTGGCGATCGCGGTCGTGAAGGACGGCGAGATCGTGTTCGCCAAGGGCTACGGCGTGCGCCGCCTGGGATCGCCCGAGCCGGTGGACGATCGAACGCTCTTCGCGATCGGATCGACCACCAAGGCCATGACCGCCGCCGCCATCGGCATGCTGGTCGACGAAGGCAAGCTGCGCTGGGACGACCGGGTCGTGACGCACCTGCCGTGGTTCGCGCTGAAGGATCCCTACGCCACGCGCGAGCTGCGCATCCGCGACCTGCTCACCCACCGGGGCGGAGTGCCCAACACCGACGCGCTCTGGTACGAACAGCCGCGGAGCGCCCGCCAGGTCATCGAGGGGCTGCGCGAGGTGGACCTCGAGACGTCGATGCGGTCGCACTTCACCTACCAGAACGTGATGTACGCGACGGCCGGCGAAGTGGTGGCCGCCGTGAGCGGGACACCGTGGGCGGAGTTCGTGCGGACCCGCATCTTCGGGCCGCTCGGCATGACGGGCACCATCGCGACGGCCGCCACGCTCGATCGCCAGCCCAACGTGGCCCAGCCGCACTACGAGATCGACGGGAAGGTCGAGGTCATCAGGAACGCCAGCGTGGACAGCGTGGCCCCGGCCGGCGCGGTGTGGTCGAGCGTCCACGACATGGCGCAGTGGTCCAGGCTGCTCCTGGCGGGCGGCGTCGTGACGGGCGCCGGGACCGCGAACACGCGGCTGCTCAGCGACGCGGTCGTCACCGAGCTCTTCACGCCCCAGACGATGGTCGGCCCGGACGGCTTCTACCCGACCGCGCGCCTCACCGCGCCGCACTGGACCACCTACGGCCTTGGGTGGTTCCAGGAGGACTACGCCGGCGAGAAGGTGGACTTCCATACGGGGAGCATCGACGGCATGGTGGCCATTCATGGCCTCATCCGGGAGCGCAACCTGGGCGTCTTCGTGCTGGCCAATCTGGACCACGCCGAGCTCAGGCACGCGCTGATGTACCGGGTGTTCGACGCGTATCTCGGCCGCCCGGCCCGCGACTGGAGCGCCGACCTGCGCGCGCTCTATCAGGATCTGGCGAGGGAAGGCGACTCGCAGCAGAAGAAGGCGGAGGGCACGCGCGTTCCTGGCACGTCGCCATCACTGCCGCTGGACCGCTACGCCGGCACGTACGCGCACCCGGTGTACGGCCCGCTCACGGTGTCGCGCGACGGCGCGGGCCTGCGCCTGGCGTTCGGCAGCGGCTACGTCGGGCCGCTCACCCACGTCCACTACGACACGTTCACGGCCACGTGGGACGCCCGCTGGCGCGGCACGAGCCGCGTCACGTTCCAGATCGACGGCAAGGGCCGGGCCGCCGCGATCGCGACCCCGTTCGGCACCTTCACACGATCGCAGCCGTAG